Proteins co-encoded in one Tachysurus fulvidraco isolate hzauxx_2018 chromosome 17, HZAU_PFXX_2.0, whole genome shotgun sequence genomic window:
- the bmt2 gene encoding S-adenosylmethionine sensor upstream of mTORC1 — translation MELQSSARTEPEPEPGVFHPVGTKDVLCERDEQEKLSGVVKRVHRTLRRKYIEVGDFDKIWREHCEDEQTLNEYAFAMKSLADNHWAKKCDGEGRIEWCCSVCQEYFMEGGMKKMLEKDAKAIKHAAAASAPPLNPDCSQPSLSFRYDKLRLLDVGSCFNPFLKFDEFLTVGIDIVPAVESVYKCDFLNLQLQQPLQLASDALNAFLHQLHDPIETLPGQLFHVVVFSLLLSYFPSPYQRWLCCKKAHELLTLHGLLLIITPDSSHQSHHALMMRSWRVAIESLGFKRYKYVKFSHMHMLAFRKISVTTSSDLVSHNYPEMLYIPQDFGMLDEDDAFRDSCQPVRSDFEDEQLAQSFTELPDASYDSDSGESQSGLAPFHELEDPILLYS, via the exons ATGGAGCTCCAATCCAGTGCCCGTACCGAGCCCGAGCCCGAGCCCGGCGTGTTCCACCCCGTCGGGACGAAAGACGTGCTGTGTGAGCGGGACGAACAGGAGAAGCTGTCCGGTGTTGTGAAACGCGTACACCGAACGCTACGGAGGAAATATATAGAAG TGGGCGACTTTGATAAGATCTGGCGTGAGCACTGCGAAGACGAACAGACACTTAACGAATATGCCTTTGCCATGAAGAGTCTTGCCGACAACCACTGGGCCAAGAAATGTGACGGAGAGGGACGCATCGAGTGGTGCTGCAG TGTTTGTCAGGAGTACTTTATGGAGGGTGGAATGAAGAAGATGTTGGAGAAGGATGCAAAGGCTATAAAACATGCTGCAGCTGCAAGTGCGCCTCCTTTAAATCCGGACTGCTCTCAGCCCAG tttaagcTTCCGATATGACAAGCTGCGTCTCCTTGACGTGGGCAGCTGTTTCAATCCCTTCTTGAAGTTTGACGAGTTCCTCACAGTAGGAATTGACATAGTGCCTGCAGTTGAG AGTGTGTACAAGTGTGACTTCCTGAACCTGCAGCTCCAGCAGCCCTTGCAGCTAGCAAGTGATGCACTCAATGCATTCTTGCACCAACTGCATGACCCTATCGAGACTCTGCCAGGGCAGCTCTTTCATGTGGTGGTATTCTCCTTATTGCTCTCCTACTTCCCGTCACCGTACCAGCGCTGGCTGTGCTGCAAGAAAGCCCACGAGCTACTGACACTGCACGGTCTTCTCCTGATCATCACACCGGACTCGTCACATCAGAGTCACCACGCACTCATGATGCGCAGCTGGCGTGTGGCCATCGAGTCCTTAGGGTTCAAGCGCTACAAATACGTCAAATTCTCCCACATGCATATGCTCGCCTTCCGCAAGATCTCAGTCACCACCAGCAGTGACCTAGTGAGTCACAACTACCCCGAGATGCTGTACATCCCACAGGATTTCGGCATGCTCGATGAAGATGACGCATTCAGGGACTCATGCCAGCCAGTGCGCTCCGACTTTGAGGATGAGCAGCTGGCGCAGAGTTTCACAGAGCTCCCCGATGCGTCTTATGACTCCGACTCAGGCGAGAGTCAAAGCGGCTTGGCACCATTCCATGAATTGGAGGACCCCATACTACTGTACAGCTGA
- the tmem168b gene encoding transmembrane protein 168 → MCRFLRYCFSHSLYTAMNRLEELPAGASVRSSVRYLGYLSTLNLLVAICLGLYTLWENTAETVLLVIFILALFVLGIVSILYYYFGMERISFGLFHLWLGFLLGLLGFLKNPSVADLKEQVSSYMLITSMVIRTLWALVERICGCTKQRPALLTSAEMLELIGFAVASTSQLVHASMSLVALTLAVAAMLVDLRMKSFLALPNLICFSVVTALFFFNSLGISPNPYVLVCFLCRLLCEPLLDLYFSGLSVTERWSPFLRRGGLWRRLSLLPLLSVEITFLVLAAFKMGELDQWYLVIPGFSVSSFFWIICHVVFLVTLWGFHSKLSDCQRVCVAQRANPGALDRVMTSKGMRHFCLVSKRLVLFSLVSTAVLGALSWQPNSSLFIGVFLLVLPLESLAYGLFYELGNCLGGTCVGYAVVIPTNYCSVDGQPTPLPPDEVQELNRRTTGMLNNVQHFFSHHMMKIHGCDYSSSGVTRDAMHSKIRSFLEAHTADGPRYDTYILFYSGHTHSTGEWALIGGEVVHLSEIVQMWREKNDDYSSRLIVVLDTENSLPWVKEVRKVEGVYVAVQGAILVNSMDIELQNLPQIGHFTAEWVEFNCNLDSNVSWAELDRTVKATYGISSHWGDYKLHLPTGSDVNKHWRQNFPRWTYPVVQLAHWSVSLDLFWICSMCMCFLRRLKLRWFPPTVLDTGQGFKLVRS, encoded by the exons ATGTGCAGGTTTCTGCGTTACTGTTTCAGTCATTCACTTTATACAGCCATGAACAGACTGGAGGAGCTTCCGGCTGGAGCGAGTGTGCGCTCGTCGGTTCGTTACTTGGGCTATTTGTCCACGCTGAACCTGCTCGTTGCGATATGTCTGGGTCTGTATACGCTCTGGGAGAACACAGCAGAAACTGTCCTTCTGGTCATCTTCATCCTGGCCCTTTTTGTCTTGGGTATCGTCAGCATCCTTTACTACTACTTCGGTATGGAGAGGATCAGTTTCGGACTCTTTCACCTGTGGTTGGGATTCCTGCTTGGTTTGCTGGGGTTTCTTAAGAACCCTTCCGTAGCTGATTTAAAGGAGCAAGTCAGCAGTTACATGCTGATAACCAGCATGGTTATAAGAACACTGTGGGCTCTGGTGGAACGAATCTGCGGCTGCACCAAACAAAGACCGGCACTCCTGACCTCTGCTGAGATGTTGGAGCTTATAGGATTTGCTGTGGCCAGCACAAGCCAGTTGGTCCATGCCTCCATGAGCCTCGTAGCACTGACATTGGCTGTTGCCGCTATGCTTGTGGACTTGCGTATGAAGTCTTTCCTGGCCCTTCCTAACCTCATCTGCTTCTCTGTAGTAACAGCGCTCTTCTTCTTCAACTCTCTGGGCATTTCTCCAAACCCTTACGTGCTGGTGTGTTTTCTCTGCCGCCTCCTGTGTGAGCCCCTCTTGGATCTGTACTTCAGTGGCCTGTCAGTGACCGAGCGTTGGTCCCCGTTTCTGAGAAGAGGAGGTTTGTGGAGGCGACTCAGTCTCCTGCCTCTGCTTTCTGTTGAAATCACGTTCCTGGTTCTGGCTGCTTTCAAGATGGGTGAACTGGACCAGTGGTATTTGGTGATACCGGGTTTCTCGGTATCCAGTTTTTTCTGGATCATCTGCCACGTGGTCTTCTTGGTTACCCTCTGGGGTTTCCATAGCAAGCTGAGCGACTgccaaagagtgtgtgtggctcagagGGCTAATCCTGGGGCATTGGACAGGGTGATGACCTCCAAAGGCATGCGTCACTTCTGCCTTGTCTCAAAACGCTTAGTGCTCTTCAGTCTTGTGTCCACGGCTGTACTCGGTGCACTTTCATGGCAG CCAAACAGCAGCCTGTTCATAGGGGTGTTTCTGCTGGTTCTGCCTCTCGAGTCTCTGGCTTATGGGCTTTTCTATGAGCTAGGAAACTGTCTTGGAGGAACGTGTGTGGGTTATGCAGTGGTCATCCCTACAAACTATTGCAG tgTGGATGGACAGCCCACACCATTGCCCCCGGAtgaggtgcaggagctgaatcGGCGCACTACAGGCATGCTGAACAATGTGCAGCACTTCTTCTCCCACCACATGATGAAGATTCATGGCTGCGATTACTCCAGCAGTGGTGTGACGCGGGATGCAATGCATTCCAAGATCCGCTCCTTCCTAGAGGCACACACAGCGGATGGTCCGCGCTACGACACGTACATCCTGTTCTACAGCGGCCACACGCACAGCACCGGAGAGTGGGCTCTCATAG gtgGAGAAGTGGTGCACTTGTCTGAGATTGTGCAGATGTGGAGGGAGAAAAACGACGATTACTCCTCTCGCCTCATCGTCGTGCTCGACACAGAGAACTCGCTGCCGTGGGTGAAGGAGGTGCGCAAAGTGGAGGGGGTTTATGTAGCAGTACAAGGGGCCATACTGGTGAACTCGATGGACATAGAGCTCCAGAACCTACCTCAGATTGGACATTTCACCGCCGAGTGGGTGGAGTTTAACTGCAACCTCGACAGCAACGTGAGCTGGGCTGAGCTCGACCGCACCGTCAAGGCAACCTATGGCATCTCCAGCCACTGGGGGGACTACAAGCTGCACCTGCctacaggaagcgacgtcaatAAGCACTGGAGGCAGAATTTTCCACGCTGGACTTATCCTGTGGTGCAACTGGCGCACTGGAGCGTCTCTCTGGACCTGTTCTGGATTTGCAGCATGTGTATGTGCTTCCTTCGCAGGCTCAAGTTGAGgtggtttcctcccacagtgCTCGACACCGGCCAGGGCTTCAAACTGGTCAGGTCGTAA